A genome region from Taeniopygia guttata chromosome 5, bTaeGut7.mat, whole genome shotgun sequence includes the following:
- the CNIH1 gene encoding protein cornichon homolog 1 isoform X1: MAFTFAAFCYMLALLLTAALIFFAIWHIIAFDELKTDYKNPIDQCNTLNPTVEKVKKIKRVKIALKLVLPEYLIHAFFCVMFLCAAEWLTLGLNMPLLAYHIWRYMSRPVMSGPGLYDPTTIMNADILAYCQKEGWCKLAFYLLSFFYYLYGMIYVLVSS; this comes from the exons atgGCCTTCACGTTCGCCGCCTTCTGCTACatgctggcgctgctgctcACGGCCGCCCTCATCTTCTTCGCCATCTGGCAT attATAGCATTTGATGAACTGAAGACTGATTACAAGAACCCCATAGACCAGTGTAATACACTCAATCCT ACAGTTGAAAAGGTCAAAAAGATTAAAAGAGTCAAAATTGCATTAAAG cttgtACTTCCAGAGTACCTCATCCATGCATTCTTCTGTGTCATGTTTCTCTGTGCAGCAGAGTGGCTCACACTGGGTCTCAATATGCCCTTGTTGGCTTATCATATTTGGAG GTACATGAGCAGACCCGTGATGAGCGGCCCGGGGCTCTACGATCCCACGACCATCATGAATGCAGATATTTTAGCCTATTGCCAGAAAGAAGGATGGTGCAAATTAGCATTCTACCTTCTATCTTTTTTTTACTACCTATATGG catGATTTATGTTCTGGTGAGCTCTTAA
- the CNIH1 gene encoding protein cornichon homolog 1, with protein sequence MAFTFAAFCYMLALLLTAALIFFAIWHIIAFDELKTDYKNPIDQCNTLNPLVLPEYLIHAFFCVMFLCAAEWLTLGLNMPLLAYHIWRYMSRPVMSGPGLYDPTTIMNADILAYCQKEGWCKLAFYLLSFFYYLYGMIYVLVSS encoded by the exons atgGCCTTCACGTTCGCCGCCTTCTGCTACatgctggcgctgctgctcACGGCCGCCCTCATCTTCTTCGCCATCTGGCAT attATAGCATTTGATGAACTGAAGACTGATTACAAGAACCCCATAGACCAGTGTAATACACTCAATCCT cttgtACTTCCAGAGTACCTCATCCATGCATTCTTCTGTGTCATGTTTCTCTGTGCAGCAGAGTGGCTCACACTGGGTCTCAATATGCCCTTGTTGGCTTATCATATTTGGAG GTACATGAGCAGACCCGTGATGAGCGGCCCGGGGCTCTACGATCCCACGACCATCATGAATGCAGATATTTTAGCCTATTGCCAGAAAGAAGGATGGTGCAAATTAGCATTCTACCTTCTATCTTTTTTTTACTACCTATATGG catGATTTATGTTCTGGTGAGCTCTTAA